Below is a genomic region from Rana temporaria chromosome 3, aRanTem1.1, whole genome shotgun sequence.
caggaattctgttatattgtatttgtgtctgctaataattttattgtatttctaGCGAAATATAGCTTCAATATTTTCTTGGGTGGGGGCCCTGACAAGTAGGCCTGTGATTTCTATCAGCTCTGCTCGTGGGCCTGGATGCTGTTAATAGGTCAGGTCCATATTGCCCATAATCAGCTTCACTTAAGTGTGTTCATTTGACTGTCTCTCTTTCTTGCATTCATGTATGTTCACCACTGCAGTAACTCATAGACCCTCTCGGCCCTGTTTAATGTCATCAGGTAATGTATCCACTACCTCTATATAGGTTCTAGTTTCTACTTAAATAATGGTTAAGGTACACCTTTCTGAGTACCTTCTCTAGATAATATTTTCTCCATTATATATCTGGACTTACATGCTATAGGGAGGGTAGGCGAACCCCCATTTACAATGCACTGCCTGTTGCCTGAATGACCCGATGTCTTATCTGGACATTGTTACATAGGGTGAACCTAAGCTTTTGGTATAGACAAATTAGATTTGCATCATCACAGAGTGGTACTGTGGATACGAGGAATAAGTAAACATATGCCATGTccctatatatttttgtattagaAGAAAGTTTTGGATGATGAACTTTATGGGCTTATGGTAGTTCTGGCTTTCATAAAGTTGGCATTTACATATGAATTTTTGGAGATCCTGGCGGTGTTATCAGATTAATAACTGTGTAGAGAAAGGCGTTTTTTGGCACAGTGGTACCTTTATGATCATCTCCATTGCATTTATTGTTTGTCAGTAACTGGTACTGATAAGCACATTTCCAATTTTTGTCAGCAACCTATCTCTAACCACTTTTTTCTTCACTGGTTTACGCCTACTGTCATGCAAACATTTGTGTCCCATGACTGTCTCAGTAAAGGCTCAGCTGTCTGTCATGTGCAGGTTGAACTTGATAGTCGGCCATTATATTTTTATGCTGTGGGAATAGCAAGATGATGACACCCAGTATTggaatgattgttttttttaggaTCAGAATGAAGAAGAGTTTTGTACTTTAATTATGCACCAATTAGTTGTGTATTACCCTACTAGTTTATATTTGGCAGTGATTTCTGTAAACATCAAGAAAGCAAAGGGGTTGTTCTTTCTCTTGACCTGGTACTTTGCTTCTAATGCATTGTCAACTGTTACCTGTCTTTGAACCTGATCATGATTCTGTTCCTGTCTGCCTGGCTGCTGAGGAATACAGCTTGACACTTGACTCCATACTGCCGCTGGATGAATCTCTGTGTTTCTAAGCTCAAGTTCACAGCTCCAGCTTCCTGGCACCTGCACCCTATCACTGCCCTAGCAGTCTCTGTTTCCACTACCAGGGATACTTGGACAGCAATTGTGCATGAGGCCACCCTCATAATCTTGGGCTCAACGGTCAGGTACGTGATACCCTGACAGGTGttcttttaaaattattttctagTTTCCCTCTCTGTTTTAATAGAAAATTCATGATTACATGTCTGTTCAATACACTTTCATGGGTTCTAACTTGTTGCACTCTGTGAGACAAATTTGTAAGTATGGTGCAAGGTAATAGTTATGAGAAGATGTCATTGGGTTACTGTACATTAATAAGTGCCTCTGCTGCaatagatgtaaaaaaataaaactttacatGTGTAAAGTGTAatgagtgtaaagcctcgtacacacgaccgaggaactcgacaggcaaaacacatcgttttcctcgtcgagttccttgttaggctgtcgaggaactcgacaaggcaagtttctccattcccgtcggggaaatagagaacttgctctctttttggctcgtcgagtttctcgacagtttcctcaacgaaaatgtacacacgaccggtttcctcggcaaaaaaatatctcccagcaagtttcttgctggtttttgccgagaaactcggtcgtgtgtacgaggcctgagaattgCAACAATATATTGTTTTAGGCAGCAACACATGCTAATATTACATACAAAGAAATCCTATGAATCTCCTTTTTGTTAAGAAGACTTGATAAAAGCTAGATTTCCCTTTACCCTCCGAATTAAAGTTTATTAGATTACATTTCAACTTTACAAAAGTGTCGTCTTTAGACTCATTGTCAACTGCACATCGAGGTCAAAAGGAGCTCAATGTTTCTTGTGTTGTCTATAAATATTTTAGCTAGTGCTCGCGTTTGCCCAGAATAATTGCCAATGTGGACATTGTAAGTTCCCTGATATAGTGCATACATTTGAAGATCTTTGGACACCTCAAGCATATTTCATTTTCAGTATTTCTGGTTAATCTTGAACTGAGGCCCACTCTAATCCTTGTAGTCACAACTTCTTCAAGATACTGAACACCAAAACTTTAGAAACTCTTGAATGAGACCTCCCCAGATACTGCAACACAAATGTCAATTCCAATATCGACctagatgcgatttgacataatACGAGTGTTTAGTTTTTTGAAAAATGACCTAAGCTTGCATATCTTgcatttcttctttttgtttGCATTCTTTAGATGTCCATTTATCCAATTTTCttcttcatcctcatcctcactAGCCCATGGTCCCCATGCACCACCGTTGAGCTCTGGATTCCCTCTTGGGTCCTCATTTGGATAACGCACTGGTATAGCAGTGTGGTTATAATAAGCTATACGCAACAATAGTTCCTTAACAATTTCAGGTTTCAGTGCAGACAAGTCATAACGTTCAAAAGGGTCAGCTGTGACGTTGAAAAGCCATACTGATTTACGGGCTCCATCAGTATGACGTTctaagttccaccaagttcctggAAAGTTAGTGAGAGTCTGTGGTGGTATCCAATCACTGTAGCCAGGGTCCCCAGTTAACAGCTTGAAATCTTTAACTCTTATAGAGGCCTGAATAGCAGTGTTCCATATTCCTTGACCTTCTTCCAAGGATCCAGACCTGGCAAGATTATACAAGGGGTCAATATTATGCAAAATTTCTGTCCTGGGTGACTCTTTTCCTTCACTTATTGATGGCCACATATCATAGCCATCAAGTCCCTCTGTTTCAGAAATGTTTCCTCCTGCCAGCTTCACTAGTGTTGGATACCAGTCTGTAATATGCATTAACGATCGACTAGTCCTTCTTTTCATTTTGAGCAATGGGCTATGAACAAAACCCAAACTCCTTATACCTCCCTCCCAGTATGTGCCTTTGCGGCCCCGTAAAGGCCAATTGCTTCCACCAGAGAAGGTTTGACCCCCATTGTCTGATGAGAAAATAATAATACTGTTGTCATAGTAGCCATACTTTTTCAGTGCCCGGGTGATGTTCTTAACAGCGGCATCCATACATGTTACCATAGCGGCATACTTCCTCCTTGCCACATTACCCATATTCCTATAGGGATAGATGTACTCTCGAGGAGATTGCAAGGGAGTATGCACTGCTTGGAAagctatgtatataaatataggtTGCTGAGGATTATGGGAGGCCAAGATATGACTTACACGTTGGGAGTAGAGTATAGTGGAGTATTTGCCAGCAAGGTCCCAAGCCACATTTTCTCCTTCATGCAAGTCAAAGCCACAAACCCCTGGGCCATCACAATTATCATAAGTGTAATAGTCTACATTCCCAGTCAGAGAACCAAGAAAAGTGTCAAATCCACGCCTTGTAGGAAGACAATCTTTCTTATAAAATCCCATATGCCACTTTCCGACCATGTGTGTTGCGTAGCCAGCATCCTGCAGCTTTTGGGGCAGCGTCACTTGTTGAAGAGGTAGACAGTTGGGCTGTCGTGGTCGTATGATTGAATGCTGCAGTCCCGTGTGGATCTGATACCTAAGAAAAGTGAATAATAGGTATAGTTATTAACTACTAATATAGAAAATGTGTATATAGAATAAACTGAATTGTTATACAGAATTACTGAACAAGGTTCTTTGTATATATACATAGATTATCATAAATTGTGCTTCTGTGAAATAAAACAACTTTTAGTGTGGGGAGGGGTCACAAGAAGGGAAAGGGTgcaattttgtgtttatttacttacaGACTTCAAGTGTATTTTTGTCATTATTTTTCTGGGGATAGTGTAGGGAATGGCCTGTGTACCTCTGGGGACATTTCACTTAAATTCTTATCTCAGGGATTAAAGTTAGAGGAAATATTGTAAAGTGAGGGGAATTTTCATCTTGGACAGTTCTTGCAGGAACAGGTTTCCCCAGTGAAATATTTCCCTTTACCTCTTGTTTTAGCGAGAACACTGATGTTACATTTCCCTTACTTTCTTGCTTGTTGACAATAGTCACCAGTACAAATAAAGAGGCGGAATATACTTAGAATTATTGATGAGGATATGGACCTTTTGTATTACCTACTGCCAGGAGTAGATttgggccaaacaccccccagttcggttcgcgcCGTGACTCTCGAACATCTCAAAAATGTAGACCCAAACTCCAgatcctattaaagtctatgggacagattttgaaggctt
It encodes:
- the ARSI gene encoding arylsulfatase I — its product is MAAHTLTGFSLVSLLSFGYMSWDWMKPVVLGDSTGDAPAEFQAPPSQRPPHIIFILTDDQGYHDIGYHGSDIQTPTLDRLAAEGVKLENYYVQPICTPSRSQLITGRYQIHTGLQHSIIRPRQPNCLPLQQVTLPQKLQDAGYATHMVGKWHMGFYKKDCLPTRRGFDTFLGSLTGNVDYYTYDNCDGPGVCGFDLHEGENVAWDLAGKYSTILYSQRVSHILASHNPQQPIFIYIAFQAVHTPLQSPREYIYPYRNMGNVARRKYAAMVTCMDAAVKNITRALKKYGYYDNSIIIFSSDNGGQTFSGGSNWPLRGRKGTYWEGGIRSLGFVHSPLLKMKRRTSRSLMHITDWYPTLVKLAGGNISETEGLDGYDMWPSISEGKESPRTEILHNIDPLYNLARSGSLEEGQGIWNTAIQASIRVKDFKLLTGDPGYSDWIPPQTLTNFPGTWWNLERHTDGARKSVWLFNVTADPFERYDLSALKPEIVKELLLRIAYYNHTAIPVRYPNEDPRGNPELNGGAWGPWASEDEDEEENWINGHLKNANKKKKCKICKLRSFFKKLNTRIMSNRI